CACAGGTGTGTGCCACGTTGTCGCCTTACGAGCTCGTATCGACGGAAATATCCACCCATAATGGCCCGCGCTTCCCTTCcattatcaaaaattattattgcaatttgATTTCGCTGGGCGGGCAATGGTACGTGATCCTGTTGGGACAATTGTCTTCAAATTAAATACAAGCATGCTTTGTTTAGGTCCCCCGTTTTGGTTTCGCGTGGTTTATTGTATCCTTTTTGCAAATGTAACTCGAGTTCAGACACGTGTGGAAACCCTACGTTGGTTTCGTTTTGTTACCTTCCGTGCAATTAATGTGGATATGCGCATACGTCACGTTCTTAAAAAATTAGAGTcattatgtatttgaaaatgAATTGATCGTGTTTGGATATTAACGGCGAGGTTCTGGGTTCGGTTCCCAAGTTATGTAATATAGTCTGTTTTAGTTTAGGACTTGAAAATTCCATATTAACTGTCCCGGTTTGAAAGTTATGCACGCTATGAGAAAGGATCTCGGCTTCATCATATCATGGAGCGGAGTGTGCGAACACTAGTTGAGCTTTTGCCGAACCCTTTAGGAATAAAGGTGTGAGCTTATGTGATTTTAAAATTCtccagtaaatatataaaatattaagcaatACCTAATTATAGTTTATGAATTTTGTGTGGTTTATGAAAAGCTATTTATGaatctatttatacatatatctttGCATTCTTATTAGTTCTAATGCAACCAAAATTTTAATTCCACGTGGTATCTTGTACAAAAAacttttaatcttattttttagattttaattaaatcgaaaAAATATCCTAATGATATCATAATAtcgaaaaatgtaatattagtaattatttttatacgttgtcgattttctttatcatttaaatatctaaatatgtCTAAGGctctaaaatattatcatatttctttgtgtgtgtgtatgtgacTGCGTAGTTTTACTACATTTGTGGTACTGCAACGatgttcgaatctcgggtcgggtgTAGGGATATTGGGTTTCTCTATTCAGTAAAGtgccctgagtctggaatttgtgtctgatacgGCGCTCTccctcgccccctatcacatcatgggacggaacacacttggtgaaaagtggatgccctggttgccctctgcatatcccttcggggataaatgcgtgaagatatgtgtgtgtgtgtgtgttttaggttaaaaataaaatgaaatatttcgataataaaatttatttacaaatgcaaCCGACAGGTTGTCTGGTGTTCtgtaaagaaatattaacacctattttaataattcttacaTTATTAGGAATCTCGCTTAGGGTGCTACGGCTATCTAATTACACTAAAAGTCTTTGCTTCAATCGTATTCGAACAGcgacatatttacataaaaataataaacttaataactaATGACTagataacaattataaattatgaagtaaTTAAACTCTAATTGGAAGTGTAGTCTAGGCTACATACTAAGGCACAGCGGTGTTTTGATCACTTATGGTAATACTAAATGCCTATGGAATAAACAAGTGATATTTTCAGTCTTAGTAGAGTTATTCTTTCGATGTACGAAATGCAGTAAGAACATTCGTTCGGTGTTCAGTCTTCCAACGGAATGCATCGATGCTTCGTTATAGTCCACCATTATCCCTCTCATTAGGAATATACTGATTGCGGTTAATTAGAGGTTGTCTCAGAGTCCCTCGCGCTCCGTTCGGGTCTCACTTGAGGAATACTCGTTTTTTCATAATCACCAAGCCGCTCAGAGGCCGCACTTTGATCGCCGCAGAACACGGTTCCTgggaaaatgaaaaataatttattaaaacatgtttaCACTGTTGATGTGGTGGTATTAGTTGAGAACTTTGATAATGCAAGTGTTGTTCGCGTATTAGTGACGTACGTTCCTGAGAATATCAAACTCGTATCATCAGATGTTTGTATAGTGCTTAGCAAATATTGTAACACGTGTGCTCCGCTCGGCGCCCTTCTACTTCCTCTTGAGATTTCGTCTTCcggtacaataaattaatagtcGACGGCCCGTTTTTTGCGAGTTCAATTTGAAGTTTTAGACGCGGCTCTGTAGCTAATCCATCTATTGTGACCATATGGCAACTGGACTACACAAACGACCAtagcaacaaaaaaatcacatgtaaaataaaatcatggcTATTGTCTACTTATTATTAGAATAGATaggttttatgtgcaattttctCACTACATGCGGGTGAACCACAAGGTTGTTAGAAGTAATTGCTGTTCGGCTATTGAAGAAAATAAGAAGGTAGAATGCGGGTccctattttatttctaaacttgAAATAGAAAAGACTGtgttttagtagaaaaaaaacAGCTAGCAGCGAGAAGCTTTCATACGACATATTTTAAGATTCGCTATTGTTGGCGATTTTCTATTGTGTCCCTTAATTCTACAATGGATAGATAAAGTCTATCTACGGTTCAATGCTCACGTATAATAGTAGACCTGTTTACTTTTTGCTTTGAGGATGAACCTTCATCCAAAATTGTGCAACATAAAAGACCGACCCTATAGGTAACCGTGGCTAACAGGCTCaagcaaaaaaattgtttgattgTGATACCTGGCTTGTGGAAAAAACATAATCGTAAACTAAAGTAATTCAggtatttttattccaaatttattcCCTACATATAGCTGGCACTAGATAAGTCTGAACGATGCGTCTATCACGGCCGGTGCGGCGCGACGTGCGCAAACAATGTGATAAGAATTGTCATTATCAAAGTTCTTAGGATgcaagtattttttgtgaagcgtttttttataatttatattaaacttagtTATCAAAAAGATAATAACATCTATTTCGAGTAATTTAACTAGGGCAATATGATAAAGCTTACCTTGTTAATCATTGTTGTTGCCATCGTGGGATATGACGTCCAGAAGTTCTTCATCTTCAGGACTCATCGGCTCGTAAAAGTCGTATGCGTCGTGACAACTCGGGCCCGCCGAACTCTCCGAAACAAGAGACGGGGCAGGTGAATGAGATTCTTCAGATGAAGGTGGGGTTTGAGAGCCGCTCGTGGTCAAGGTCATCCCTAATTGTGAGTCCGAACATCCATCTTCACTCTCTTCTAATAAGCgctttaaacttttaatatattccaCGGCCAGTCTCAAAGTGTCCACTTTGCTCAGCTTCCTAGAGGATCCTCGCCCGCCGGCCAATGCTGCGGAGATTGCCGACGGTATGTGTTGCCGGAGCGCTGCGAATCCATTATTGACTTGCTTCACTCTATTCCTTTCCCTGGCATTCCTGCGAGCCACTGAAGCAGGTTGAGATGGATAGGGCTGATGCAGATAAGATCTCTTCTTGCATCGGCCCGCGTCCACCGGAGCAGGTGCTAGCCTTCTAGGCGCCTGATTTTGGAGGTGTGTCAGTTTCTGATCAACACCAAGGTTCTGATAAGTATGAATCGCCGCCATGAGCATCGCGTAACGTAGACGAGAGTAAATCGAGAGCGCACGAGTGCGTGCTGCGCGGAGGTCGCCGTTGAATTGGCGGAGGTGGCGCGCACCCCCAACGCTAAGTAGCGCGCGCGCCAGCGGGCGGCGGGTAGCGGCGGGCGGCGACTGGTGGGGCGCGTGCCGTGCGCGCGCGCAACTCGCACgggccgcccgccgcccgccgcgccgcgccgctcgccccGCGCCGCAGCCGCTACTTGTTGCACTGGTCAAAATACGCCGGCGCTTATTATGCCATAGAGCGGTAAGCTCGCGCCGCTATTGTTGCACGTCGTTGCGCGTAATTATCCCGTCCTTTACCTTGTTCGGAAGACGGGCTCCGCTCGCGTCGTCTATTTAGAAGTCGTTAGGGAGAATAGGCGCTGTAAAACGATCGGAGacgatattttgttattaatgtcTCGcagcttttgtttttaaatgagcGCTCCGAACTTTTTGCGTAATAAAGTTAATCGCGTACAAAAATTGCATAAGCGTAACCGCATTTTACTTGTCTTGGCTAATTGTATTTGTAAGAGCTTCATCATTGTTTTACTATTGTGTggtgtattgtttgttttattaacaagCTGTTAGCCATCAACGTCGTGGCACGTGACAGTTTATACGATCAATCAAGATGTGATCTAATTATTTTTCCACCTTTCTTCAATCGCGGTCAATCCGTACAAGTAATGGTCATAAAGTGTGGAATGTAGCAGGTGTGTGTTTTAGCGTCATTCTAGTTCTGTGAATTGTCCACTGCGTTTTATTTGACGGTTAACTCTTTATGATAATGAGTTGTTAGATACCTACCTACGGTCCAATTAAATTTTCTGTGTATGGTATAATGTTCACAGAAAGACAATGAGTATTATCATGCACTGGTTGGAACATGCGTTGAATTCTTTAACACTAAGAAAATAGTGATTACGACTCTACCGCGTAATGAGCTACAATAAAGGATGCATAAAAATTAACTACTTATTTGATAAGA
This region of Manduca sexta isolate Smith_Timp_Sample1 unplaced genomic scaffold, JHU_Msex_v1.0 HiC_scaffold_1286, whole genome shotgun sequence genomic DNA includes:
- the LOC119191273 gene encoding LOW QUALITY PROTEIN: achaete-scute complex protein T3-like (The sequence of the model RefSeq protein was modified relative to this genomic sequence to represent the inferred CDS: deleted 2 bases in 1 codon), which gives rise to MLMAAIHTYQNLGVDQKLTHLQNQAPRRLAPAPVDAGRCKKRSYLHQPYPSQPASVARRNARERNRVKQVNNGFAALRQHIPSAISAALAGGRGSSRKLSKVDTLRLAVEYIKSLKRLLEESEDGCSDSQLGMTLTTSGSQTPPSSEESHSPAPSLVSESSAGPSCHDAYDFYEPMSPEDEELLDVISHWQQQ